The following proteins are co-located in the Heptranchias perlo isolate sHepPer1 chromosome 30, sHepPer1.hap1, whole genome shotgun sequence genome:
- the rpl27 gene encoding large ribosomal subunit protein eL27: MGKFMKPGKVVLVLAGRYAGRKGVIVKNIDDGTSDRPYSHALVAGIDRYPRKVTAKMGKKKVAKRSKIKSFVKVYNYNHLMPTRYSVDIPLDKTIVNKDVFRDPALKRKARREAKVKFEERYKTGKNKWFFQKLRF, translated from the exons ATGGGAAAGTTTATGAAACCTGGGAAGGTGGTTCTGGTGCTGGCCGGACGCTATGCTGGGCGCAAAGGTGTCATCGTAAAG AACATCGATGATGGGACCTCGGACAGGCCGTACAGTCATGCCCTTGTTGCTGGTATTGATCGTTACCCTCGTAAAGTGACTGCTAAAATGGGCAAGAAGAAGGTGGCCAAGAGGTCCAAGATCAAGTCCTTTGTGAAAGTGTACAACTACAACCACCTGATGCCAACCAG GTACTCTGTTGACATTCCCCTGGATAAGACCATTGTGAACAAGGATGTTTTTAGGGATCCTGCTTTGAAACGCAAAGCCAGGCGGGAAGCCAAAGTAAAGTTTGAGGAAAG GTACAAGACAGGAAAGAACAAATGGTTCTTCCAGAAGCTCCGATTCTAA